A stretch of DNA from Deinococcus aestuarii:
GGTTCGTGTACAGCACCCAGGACTCCTTTGACGACGAGACGGAATACCCGGTCGTCTTCTCGGCCCGGGCCGTGGACAACTTGGGCGCGACCGCCAGCACGCAGACCTCGCAGACCAACGCGGTCCTCGGGGCAGATTTGGGCAACGACGGTCGGAGCATCACCTACCAGCCCCTGCGCGCGATCAACCTCGGCGGCCCGGCGGTCACCCAGGACCGGATCGTGTACGCGGCGGGCGGCGGGGGTGGGTTGACCTCGAACGGCACGGCGAACGTGCTGCCTGCGGACCGGGCCCTGGTGCCGCCCGTGACCGACCCCGACCGGGAGGCCATCGTCCGGAGCGCCGTCTCGGGTGCGGGTCCCCTGGCGCTGGCGCTGCCCCTTCCGAACACCTCTTACAACGTCTACCTGTACGTGCACTCCGAAGACGCAACCCCCTATGAGGTGCAGATGGAGGGCCGGAGCGTTGCGCGCTTCGATCCGGGGGAGGCGGGCCGCTGGGACAAACTCGGTCCCTTCCCGGTCAGCGTGGGCGACGGCGTGTTGAACGTGGCGACGACCGGCACGGCCGCGGCGAGCTTCTCGGCCATCGAGGTCTGGCGGCGGCCCCAAGCGGGCGACACAGCGCCGACGGTGAGCTTCAACCCCGTGCCCAAATCCTTTCAGGCCGCGGGCCAGGACCTCCCGCTGTCCGTGGACGCCTCGGACGCCGACGGGATTGCGAAGGTCGAGTTCTATCTCGAATACGCTGGCAGCGGCTTCCAGTCCGACGCGCAGATCGTCAAGATCGGTGAGGCCACGACCGCTCCTTACAACGTCGTGTTGAAAAACCCTCCCTCTGGCCCTTACAACATCGTTGCCCAGGCCACCGACAAGACCGGGTTGAGTACCCGGACCGGGGCCAGCGTCTTCTTCGCGCAGAGCAGCCCGTAAGAGCGGAGGCTTGACACCTGCCCCTGCTGAACCGGCGAAAGACATCACCGGTCCAGCAGGGGCCTCAAGTTGAGAGGCGCCGTGTGCGGGGACCCCGCAGGCAGTTTCTCACTTTCATTGACGCGCCTCAAAGGGCACGCCGGGCTCGCTCTCGCTCTCCCTCAAAAGTTCTTCCAGGATCAGCCGTTCTCGGTCAATCCGTCTCCCCAGCCCCATACCACGTGGGGGATTGGCCTGTGCTTGCGAGGCAGTCCAACTTTCATGAAGGCACCATTATTGTGAAGTTTTTCTCTCTCAGGATAGGGTGAGTTCAGTTCCACAAAAGATGAGACGAGGAGGAGCCACTGGTTCCCCTACCCTGTGGGACGAAAAAGGGAAAGACGATGACTTACACGAGACTTAACCAGAGGGCGAATCTTTCCGGAGCTCGAATGAGGCGTCACGCCGGGTTGGTGCTGCTGAGCCTGACGCTGGCGGCGTGCAGTCAGCAGGCCAACACGCCGACGGCCACCAGCGACTTGCAGTGGGAAGCGGAGGCGGGCACCATCCAGGCTTTCACGACGCCGCAGACGGTCGCCGACCCCCGCAACGGGGGCCGCATCATCAACGACCCCGCCGCCTCCGGGGGCAAGGCCGTCATCCTGCTCGGCACCAACGACAACGTGCGCTTCGTCGTTCCCGGCAGCGTCAAGGCCGGCCGCTACACCGTCTCGGTCCGGGGCAAGGGCGAGGCGTACAAAGGCTGGCCTACCGTCGACCTCAACGACGAGCGGCAACGCCGGCTGGCAGTCGCCACGCTGGATTCGGCGACGTATGTGACGCGGAAGTTCGGGGAGTTCGATCTGAAGCCGGGGCAGGTGTTCAACCTGTCGTTCATCAACGACCTGTACGAGGGCCGGGGCAAGGACCGCAACGCCGTCGTGGACTACCTCGTCATCGAGCCCGTCGGGACGACGCCCACCCCGCCCGCCAACCAGGCGCCGACCGTTACGCTGAGCGTCGAGAACGGAGTTCTACCTGCGTTTGAGTCCGATACCTCCGGCATCGAGAGTTTCGCGGACGATAACAACATCATCTTGAACGCTGGCGCTTCCGACCCAGACGGCAAGATAGTGAAGGTTGAATTTTACGCCGACGGCACCAAAATCGGCGAGGACATGACCGCGCCCTACAGCCTCGTGCTTGCACGCGAAGGCGATGTGGATACCACCTTCGCCACAAACTTCACGGCCCGGGCCATTGACCACCAAGGGGCGGCGACCACTTCCGATCCGCGTTTGACGGTCTCCTACTCCGGCAACTCCACCATCTCGGTGTCCCGCGCGATCAATTTCGGCGGGCCGGACGTGCAGATTCAGAGTTACGAGCCGCTGTTCCTCGGCCCAAATTTCTCGGCGGGCGAGGGGGCGGGGATCACGACGAACGGCACCTCCACCGTCTTGCCCACCAGCGCGCCGCTCTCGCCCACTCCCGAGCCCGACCGCGAGGCCCTGGTCCGCAGCGCCCTGTCACGTCAGGGGGGGCTGGAGGTCAACGTGCCGCTGCCCAACGCCTCTTACGAGATCTACCTGTGGGTCCGCGCGGAGGACGCGACCGCCTACGACATCCGGATGGAAGGGCAGACCGTCGGGCGGTTCGATCCCGGCGCGGCGGGCCAGTGGAAGCGGCTCGGGCCCATCAATCTCAGCGTGGGTGACGGCGTGCTGAACGTGGCGAGCACGGGGACGGCCACAGCTAATTTCTCGGCCATCGAGGTGTACCGCAGGCCACAGGCGGGGGACACGATCCCCACGGTGACCCTGACCCTCCCAGCCTCCTCCTCTTTCGTGACCCCGGTCCCCGCAGGTCAGCCGCTGACCCTGGCGGCGGAATCTTCGGACCCGGACGGCATCGCGCGGGTCGAATTCTTCGCCTTTCCCTACGGCGGCGGTACCCCGGTTCAAAAGATCGGCGAGGCCACGAGCGCGCCCTATACCGTCGTCTGGCGGAACACCCCGACCAGCGGCCTCTACAACATCCTGGTCGTCGCTACCGACAACGCTGGTGTTTCCTCCAGGCAAGGGAACCCCACGCGGGGAGGCGTGACCGTCGCCTTCTCTTCTCCGTAAACAGTTCTTATTGTCCCCCAGAGCTGGCCTTTTTCTTCCGTTCACGGCCCCCACCCCGCGTGGGGGTCTTCCCTTTCCTGCCCTTCCTGCCCGGGGGCACAGACGCCCTCACCCCCCGCTGCCCTATCATGGAGGGTATGGCGTATACCATCCTCGTCGCGGACGACGACTCGGCCATCCGCACCATGCTGGAGGTGATCTTGTCGGCGGACGGGCACACCATCACGGCGGTGGCCGACGGGCGGGCGGCGCTGGAATACCTGCAAGGCCACACGCCGGATGCGCTGCTGCTCGACGTGGATATGCCGCTGATGGACGGCTTCGAGATCTGCTCGCGCGTCAAGCGGGTCAAGCGGCTGCGGGGTACGCCCGTGCTGCTCATGACGGCCCTCGACGACGACCACACCCGCGACCAGGCCAAGCTCGTCGGCGCGGACGACCTCGTGTACAAGCCCCTGAGCGGCAAGAACCTGCGCGGGAGACTCTCGCACCTGATCGAGGCCCGGCGCCCGCGCGAGACGGGCACGCCCTAGGAGAAGTCACGTGTTCCTGAGATTTGTCAAACTCACCACCTCCCTGCTGCTCGCGGGCGGCGTCGCGGCGGCGGGCGTCGGCGCCACCTACGCGACGAAGTGGGCGCGCGAGCTGCCCGACTACCGCACCCTCGACACCTTCACCTTTGGGGCCGAGACGCGCGTCTACGCCCGCGACGGCACGCCGCTGGGTACCCTCGTCCCCAAGATCGGCGAGCAGGCGGTCAGCCGCACCCTCGTCCGCCTCGACGAGATCAGCCCCTACATGACGGCGGCGCTGATCGCCAACGAGGACCGGCGGTTTTTCGAGCACTACGGCCTGGACCCCTACGGCATCGGGCGGCAGTTCCAGCGGGTCGCACAGGGCGAGGACGTGCAGGGCGGCTCCACCCTGACCAACCAGCTCATCAAGAACACCCTGCTCTTCGACGAGTACAAGCAGGCGCGCACCCCCGACCGCAAGGTCAAGGAGTGGATGCTCTCGGTGCAGGTCGAGCGGGCCTTCACGAAGGAGGAAATCCTCCAGAACTACCTCAACGCGATCTACTGGGGCGACGGCGGGCCGGTCGAGCTGTACGGCATCTACTCGGCGGCGCAGGCGTACTTCCGCAAGACGCCCAAGCAGCTCAGCCTCGCCGAGAGCGCCTACCTGACGATCCTGGTGCCGACCGCCAACCGTTACTTCGACTACGCGGCGGTGCGGCCCCTGATGAAGGTCCTGCTCAACCGCATGGTGGAGGACGGCTGGGTCACCCGCGCGCAGGCGGACGCGGCGTGGCGCGAGAAGCTCCAGCCGCGCGGCTGGAAGGTCGCCTACGCCGCCGACGGGACCCTCAAGGGCGCCAAGCTGGTGGACCGCTCGGCCAAGGAACTCAAGGCGGTGACGAGCACCCGCGCCCAGCACTTCGTGAGTCAGGTCGAGCAGGAACTCGTGCGCCGCTTCGGGCGCGACAAGGTGTACGGCTCGGGGGGCCTGCGGGTGTACACGACCCTCGACCCCAAGCTCCAGGATGCGGTGGAGACGGCCAGCCGCGAGGCGACCTCGCTGTCGTACCGGGGCTTTCCGCCGGGCGCGACGCTGGGCGCCACGATCCTCGACCCCTACACGGGCGAGGTGCTCGGGATGATCGGGCAGCGCATCGTGCCGGGGCAGCCTCTCCCGGACTGGAACAACGCCGCGCAGGGCCAGCGGCAGATCGGCTCGACCATCAAGCCGCTGCTGTACACGACGGCGCTCTCGACCGGGCTCGACCAGACCCACCGCGAGGAGGACAAGCCCGTCACCTTCCCCTGCGCCATCGGCTGCAAGGACGGCGTATACAAGCCCCAGAACTTCGAGGGCGCGACGACCTTCCGCAACATGACGATCCGGGAAGCGCTCGACCGCTCGCTCAACCTCGTGACGGTGCGGCTCGCGGACCGGATCGGGCTCCAGACCTTTTTCGGAAAGATCCGTGACCTGGGCATTCCGCCGAACGACGGCACCGGGCTCGCGGCGGCGCTGGGGGCGGTGGAGACCACGCCGGTCAAGATGGCCGCCGCGTACGCGCCCTTCGTGAACGGGGGGCTCTACCGGGCGCCGCGCTACATCACCCGGGTGACGACCGCGCGGGGCGAGGTGCTGTACGACGCGGCGAACGACCTCACGCGCGCCAAGCGGGTCTGGACGCCGCAGGTGGCCTTCCTGGGCCTCGACATGATCCGGGGGGTGGTGAACGACCTCAGCGAGCGCCAGGGCGGCCTCGCCACGCGGGCGAAATTCGGCGAGTGGCCGGTGGCGGGCAAGACGGGCACCTCGAACGGGCCCAAGGACTTCTGGTTCATCGGGACCACGCCGCTCTACACGGGCGCGGTGTGGGTCGGCAAGCAGCAGGGCGGCGAGATGCCCACCTCCTACTACTCGGGGTACGTGAACGCGCCGATCTGGCGCCGGATGATGGAGATCGCCCACGCGGGCAAGACGCCGACCGCCTTCGTGGAGCCGCCCGGCATCCTCTACGCGGAGGCACCCGACCCCGGCTACCTGCCCGGCGTGAAGATCGCCCGCGTCGATCCCCGCTACAACACGTCCACGACCGCCATCGAGCGCGACGCCCCGCCGCCCACCGTGTACCGCGAGGCGACGTGGCAGCCCGCCCGGGACTCGCGCACGACCGTGATCAGCGTGGACCGCACGACGGGCCGCCTCGCCACCGAGTTCACGCCCCCCGACCGGATCGAGCGGCGCCGGGTGTACCTCGAAGAACTCCCCGCCTACGCCCCCGACCCCAACCCCCAGCCCCTGCGCGACGAGAAGCCCGACCCCGAGGCGCTGAAGGTGGTGCGGGCCAAGCAGACGACGCCCAGCCCCAAGGCCGCCGAGCCGGACGACACGACGGCGCCCTGAGGACGAGACGGAGAGGAGGCTCCCCCGAGTGCGGCGGGAGCCTTCTGCCTTCTCACGCCCCTGTCACGCGGCGGTGAGGCCTGGGGCGGCATGATGCGGCCCATGAGACGCGCTCCCCTGCTCACGCTGCTGCTGGCCCTCGGGATTTCGGACGCCGGGGCGCGGGTGCGGCTGGGGGAGGTGCTGCCCCCCCACCCCTGGACCTCCGGTGAGCGCGAGGTCGTCGTCGTGTACTCGCACGACTGCGGCGACCTGGGCGAGTTGTGGGGGGCGGTGCTCGCGGCGGGGCTGCCCGTGCGGGCGGTGAACGCGGAGGACGTGCCCGCCCCGGCGCCAAAGGGGGTGAACGTCTGGCGCGGCCCGGAGGCGACCGCCTTCGCCCGCGCGCTGCGGGTGGGCGCCTACCCCACCGTGCTCCTCGTGCGGGAGGGCCGGGTGTTGAACGCCTGGGAGGGCAACTTTGGGGGCGATCTGGGGCTGGGGGGGCGGTGATGTTCTCCCTCTCCCCTTGCGGGTGACTCGCAGAGCCGCGGAGCGGAGGGTTGGGGTGAGGGGGCGTGTGACCAGCACCAACGCCAGCAAGACGCCCTGCCTCACTCCCTGCCGCGCCGCATGACGTTTGCGTTCACCCCCTCTGCTGCGCAGCTCTGCGAGTCCCAACCTCCCCCCTCAAGGGGGAGGAGCTAAAAACACCGTCTTCCTACTTGCCTTTCCGAGTAGGTCACAAGCAAAAACCAGAACTCTACTCCTCCCCGGGGACAGCCCGCCCTATGGCCCTGGGCTAGACTCGCCCCATGTTCGCCTCTCCCGGTGCCCCGTCCGTCACGGTGGCCTTTCTCGCGGGGCTGATCTCGTTCCTGAGCCCCTGCGTGCTGCCGCTCGTGCCGAGCTACCTCGGCGTACTGGGCGGGGCGCGGGCGCCGCTGGGGCGGGCGCTGGGCTTCATCCTGGGCTTCGGGCTCGTCTTCATCGCGCTGGGGGCGACGGCGAGCAGCCTGGGGGCCCTCCTCGCGCCGCACAAGATTCTGCTCGGGCGCGTGGCCGCCGCCTTGATCATCTTCTTCGGGCTGGTGATGCTGGGCGTGATTCGCCTGCCCGTGCTGATGCGGGACACGCGGGCGCTCGGCAACGCGGGAGGGTACGGCCCGGTCGCGCTGGGAGCGGCCTTCGCCTTCGGGTGGAGCCCGTGCCTGGGTCCGGCGCTGGGGAGCATCCTGGGCCTGGCCGCGAGCAGCGCCAGCCTGGGGACGGGGGTGGGGCTGCTCGCCGCGTACACGCTGGGGCTCGCCGTGCCCTTTCTCCTCGCCGCGCTGCTGTGGGACCGTCTCAACCTGCGGAGGTTGAACCGTTACGCGGGCGTGTTCGAGAAGGTCGGCGGCGCGGTCCTCGTCCTCGTCGGGGTGCTGATGCTGACGGGGCAGTTCACGCGGCTGGCGACCTTTTTCTACGAGGTGATGCCGGCGTGGCTGAGGGTGTAGAGGGACGGGTTGTAGGAGAGGATCAGCCCCCACAACCCATCCACGCCCTCCAGCTCCGCGACCTCTGGCTGAGGCTGGGCCGCGAGGTCATCCTGCGCGGCGTAACCCTCGACGTGCCGGCCGGAGAGAGCGTCACCCTGCTCGGCGAGAACGGGGCGGGCAAGACGACGCTGCTGCGCGTCCTCGCGTCGGGGCTGCGGCCCACCCGGGGCGAGGGGCGGGTGCTGGGCTTCGACCTGGGGGACGGGCGGGCGGTGCGCGAGTGCATCCACCTGATGCCGGTGGACGGCGGGCTGTACCCCGACCTGACTTGTACGGAAAACCTCGACTTCGCGCTGCGGATGCACGGGCAGAGAGGAAACGTAGCGGGAGGGCTGCGGCGGGTCGGGCTGGAGCGGGCTGCGGGCCGCCGCGTCCGCTTCCTGTCGGCGGGAATGCGCAAACGCCTCGCCCTGGCCCGCGCGCACCTTCTCGCCCGGCCCGTGACCCTGGTGGACGAGCCCTTCGCCAACCTCGACGAGGGGGGGCGGGAGCTGACCCTGGAATTGCTCGGCGACCTCGCTTCGAGAGGCGTGACGCTGGTGATCGCCGCGCACGAGCCGCACCTCGCACGGCGGGTAGCCCCCCGGGCGGTGCGGCTGGTCGGCGGGAAGGTCGAGGAGGACCGTGGAACGTAGGGCGTGGAAGACGGAGGGGGAGGCTCAACCCACCACGCCCCACGCTCCCCCCTCCACGGTCCGCCCGGCCCTCACCCTCGCCGCCAAGGACCTGCGGGTCGCCGGGCGGACGCGGGACACGCTGCTCGCCACCGCCTTTTTCGCGGGGCTGGTGCTCCTCGTGCTGGGGCTGGCGCTCGGCGGGGACGGCACGGCGCGGACTGTGGAGCAGACGGCGGGGGTCGCGGCGGGGGCGGTGTGGACGGCGCTCGCGCTCGCGGCGGCGGTGGGGGCGCAGCGGGCCTTCGCGCAGGAGCAGGAGGCGGGGGCGCTGGAGCAGCTCCTCCTCTACCCGGGGGCGCACGGGGCGCTGTACGTCGGCAAACTGCTGGGGGTGCTGGGTCCCCTCTTCCTCGTCGCGGCGTTCACCCTTCCGGCGGGCCTGATCCTCTTCGGGGCGGCGGGCGCGGGGCGGGCGGTGCCGTGGGGGGCGCTCGCCCTGGTGACCGCACTCGGCGTGATCGGCTTCGCGGCGGGGACGACTTTCTACGGCTCAATCACCGTCAACCTGCGGGCCCGCGAGGCGCTGCTTCCTGCCCTCGCCTTCCCCATCCTCGTGCCCGTGGTGATCGCCAGCGTCAAGGCGACTTCCCTCCTGCTCACGGGCGGGTGGACGCCGGAGGTCACGACCTGGCTGGTCTTCCTGGCGGCCTTCGACCTGGGAACGGTCATCCTGGCGACGCTGCTGTTCGGCTTCGCGGTGGAGGGGTGAGGTTGGCCGGGTACAGTGGCCCATGCCCACCGATGAGGCCAGCGTGGCCGCCGATGGTTTGAATCACCAACACACGACCGGGCCGCGCGGACACGAGCTGCTCGCCCTGCTCGAACGCGACCCCTCCGCTCGGCCCGACCACCTGAACCTCAACGGCTGCCACCTCCAGACCCTGCCCGAGAGTCTGCGCCGCTGCACGGGCGCGCGGGTCCTGAGCGTGTACGACAACGAATTGACGGCGGTGCCGGAGTGGGTGTGGAAGATGACGGGGCTCACGACCCTCAACCTGTCGGCGAACCGCCTGGCCGAGCTTGCCCCGGGGCTGGGCAGGCTGACCGGATTGCAGATGCTCGACCTCGGCCACAATGGGTTGAGCACGCTGCCGGACGTGCTCGGCGGGTTGCAAGAGGTGAGATTCCTGTACCTCAGCAACAACCGCCTGACCACGTTGCCCGACTCCCTGCGTCACCTGGGCTCGCTGCGCTACCTCAACGTCACCGACAACGCCTTGACTGCCCTTCCTGACTGGCTGGGCGAATTGGCGACCCTGGTAGAGTTTCGCGCGTACACCAACGCGCTCACGTCCCTGCCCGCCTCGCTGGGGGCGTTGGGCGAGCTGCGGGAGCTGCACGTCATGAACAACCGCCTGACCAGCCTGCCGCCCGAGTTAGGGAACTGCGCCCGGCTGGGCAAGCTGATGGCGCAGGGCAACGCCCTCACGACAATGCCCGAGGAGATCGGCAAACTCGGCGCCCTCACCGAGCTGGACCTGCGGTTCAACCACCTGACGGAGTTGCCCGCGTCGCTGGCCGAGCTGGAACACCTGCGCCTCCTCGATCTGCGGGCGAACGGGCTGACGGCGCTGCCGGAGGGGCTGGCCTTCCTCCCGAACCTGGAGAAACTAGACCTGCGCTGGAATCGCCTGACCTCGCTGCCCCCGGCGTTCCGGCGGCTGGAGGAAAGAGGGTGCCTGATCTATACGTGAGGGGCCCGTGGCTTGTCGCCTGTAGCCCGTAGACGGTCAAGTCCCCTTCCATAAGGTTACGAGCTTCCCGCCACCAGCAGCACCGCCCGTCCGTCGTGGTCCCCGGTCGTCTCGGCAGGTGTATCGAGGCGCGAGCCCATGTCCACGTACCCGGCCCGCCTGAACACGGTGCGGGTACTGAGCTTGTCGGCGAGGTCCTCGCGGGCAACCTGGAAGGAGCGGTAGGGGTGGCCGGGGCGGGGCAACAGGCGGACGCCTTCCAGGCTGAAGGCGCCCGTAAAGACGTACCCGTTCGTCACGGGAACGGGACCGAACATGCGCCCGTGGTTGTTGGGCACGAAGAAGGGGTCGTCGCTGAAGGCTTCGCCCGGTCCGGTGGGCAGCATGGAATAGAGCCTCCCGCCGACCTCCCCGAAATACCCGGTGCTGTGCCCACCCTTGGGACCGTACCCGGCGGCGTTCATCGCAGCCAGAAGGCGGACCGTGGCTTCCTCCGGACTCCGGGCCAAGCGGTCGATCAGGAGGACGTTGACCGGCTCGCGCAGGGTGCGCCCGCCGAGCCTCTCGCCGAGCCAGGTGGCGGGCACGAGGTCTTTCGTGATCATCCAGCGCCCGACCTCGCCTATGCCGGGCACCGTGACGGGCGCGCCCTCGGGGCGGTAGGTGGAGGGTTCGGGAAGGGGCGCGGCGGGGGCCGAGGCCGAGGGGGCGCAGGCGGTCAGCGTCAGGGCGGCGAGGGCCAGGGCAACGGTCAGGGGGCGGGCAGACTTCATAGGGCACCTCTTGGCTTTGCAGCTCCACGACTCCGGGGGAGGGCGGCGGGTTGAGAGCCTCACCGTACCCTATCCGCAGGGGCACTCCCTCTCCATGCGCCGGGGGGACACTCGCACTTGTCCCTTCCGCGCCAGGACGCGATTCTGTGGGCACGAGAGCACGCCGCACCCCCGGTCACGGTGACCTTCACGGGCGCGGCTCAGAATGGGGTCTGACATGAAACAAGATCGAGTCACGACGGGGCTGGGCGCCGCGACCCTCCTCGCCCTGGGGGCGGCGGTGGCGCTGGGCCTGAGCGCGCCCCTGGACGTCAACCAGGGCTCGCTCGTCCGCCTGATGTTCGTGCACGTGCCGACCGCGTGGCTGAGCTACCTCGCCTACGGCGGCACCGGCCTCTTCGGGCTGCTGTACCTGCTCACCCGCCAGCGCCGCTTCGACCGCCTGGCGCTGAGCAGCGCGGAGATCGGCGTGCTGTTCACGGCGGCGACCATCGTGGGCGGGATGCTGTGGGCCAAGCCGACCTGGGGCGTGTACTGGGTGTGGGACGCGAGACTCACGACCACCGCCCTGAGCCTCGTCGTGTACGGCGGCTACCTCCTGATCCGCACGCTGATCGACGACCCGGACCGCCGGGCGCGGGTGGCGGCGGTCGTGGGGCTGGTGGGCACCCTGTACGTGCCGATCAACTACATGGCGGTGGAGTGGTGGCGGGGCGTGCACCAGACGCAGACCCTCAAGCTGCTGGGCAAGATTCGCTTCGACGCCGCGCCCGTGTACGGGTGGGTGCTGCTGGCGGCGACGGTCGCCTTCTCCCTCCTGTACTTCTACCTGCTGCGCGTGCGGGCGACCCTCGCCGCCCGTGAGGAAGAGCGTGAGGAGCGCGAGCTGATGGGGGACCTGAGCCCGCTGGAGGTCGCCCGTGGATAAGTACGCCGCCTACGTGATCGTGGTGTACGTGGTGACCCTGCTGCTGCTGGGGGCCTACCTCGTGTGGATGTGGGCGCGGCTGCGGATGAACCGTGAGGAGGAGCCAAGGTGACCCTGCCCTCTCCCCTGCCGCAGGCGCGGCGGCGTAAGCGCAGCCCGCTGCCCACCGTCCTCGGCATCGTCGCCCTGGTCGCGCTGACGGCCTTCATCGCCTTCGGGAACCTGGGCAAGAGCCTGGAGTACTTCGTCACGCCGACCGAGTACGTGCAGCAGCGCGCGGAGCTGGAGGGGCGGCCCCTGCGGATCGGCGGCCTCG
This window harbors:
- a CDS encoding Ig-like domain-containing protein yields the protein MIEKRLGTAEPSTRSSRWRLEAGSALLLSLTLMSCGQQELTPALAASNLQLEAEAGTIQAFTTPQTVADPRNGGRIINDPAASGGKAVILLGTNDNVRFVVPGSVKAGRYTVSVRGKGENYQGWPTVDLNDERQRRLAVATLDSATYVTRKFGEFDLKPGQVFNLSFINDLYEGRGKDRNAIVDYLVIEPVGTTPTPPANQAPTVTLRPLDNGDLPTPGVLKYNPGHNVTLEATASDPDGSVARVEFYLGSQKIGEDTTAPYRFVYSTQDSFDDETEYPVVFSARAVDNLGATASTQTSQTNAVLGADLGNDGRSITYQPLRAINLGGPAVTQDRIVYAAGGGGGLTSNGTANVLPADRALVPPVTDPDREAIVRSAVSGAGPLALALPLPNTSYNVYLYVHSEDATPYEVQMEGRSVARFDPGEAGRWDKLGPFPVSVGDGVLNVATTGTAAASFSAIEVWRRPQAGDTAPTVSFNPVPKSFQAAGQDLPLSVDASDADGIAKVEFYLEYAGSGFQSDAQIVKIGEATTAPYNVVLKNPPSGPYNIVAQATDKTGLSTRTGASVFFAQSSP
- a CDS encoding Ig-like domain-containing protein, coding for MRRHAGLVLLSLTLAACSQQANTPTATSDLQWEAEAGTIQAFTTPQTVADPRNGGRIINDPAASGGKAVILLGTNDNVRFVVPGSVKAGRYTVSVRGKGEAYKGWPTVDLNDERQRRLAVATLDSATYVTRKFGEFDLKPGQVFNLSFINDLYEGRGKDRNAVVDYLVIEPVGTTPTPPANQAPTVTLSVENGVLPAFESDTSGIESFADDNNIILNAGASDPDGKIVKVEFYADGTKIGEDMTAPYSLVLAREGDVDTTFATNFTARAIDHQGAATTSDPRLTVSYSGNSTISVSRAINFGGPDVQIQSYEPLFLGPNFSAGEGAGITTNGTSTVLPTSAPLSPTPEPDREALVRSALSRQGGLEVNVPLPNASYEIYLWVRAEDATAYDIRMEGQTVGRFDPGAAGQWKRLGPINLSVGDGVLNVASTGTATANFSAIEVYRRPQAGDTIPTVTLTLPASSSFVTPVPAGQPLTLAAESSDPDGIARVEFFAFPYGGGTPVQKIGEATSAPYTVVWRNTPTSGLYNILVVATDNAGVSSRQGNPTRGGVTVAFSSP
- a CDS encoding response regulator, with translation MEGMAYTILVADDDSAIRTMLEVILSADGHTITAVADGRAALEYLQGHTPDALLLDVDMPLMDGFEICSRVKRVKRLRGTPVLLMTALDDDHTRDQAKLVGADDLVYKPLSGKNLRGRLSHLIEARRPRETGTP
- a CDS encoding transglycosylase domain-containing protein; this encodes MFLRFVKLTTSLLLAGGVAAAGVGATYATKWARELPDYRTLDTFTFGAETRVYARDGTPLGTLVPKIGEQAVSRTLVRLDEISPYMTAALIANEDRRFFEHYGLDPYGIGRQFQRVAQGEDVQGGSTLTNQLIKNTLLFDEYKQARTPDRKVKEWMLSVQVERAFTKEEILQNYLNAIYWGDGGPVELYGIYSAAQAYFRKTPKQLSLAESAYLTILVPTANRYFDYAAVRPLMKVLLNRMVEDGWVTRAQADAAWREKLQPRGWKVAYAADGTLKGAKLVDRSAKELKAVTSTRAQHFVSQVEQELVRRFGRDKVYGSGGLRVYTTLDPKLQDAVETASREATSLSYRGFPPGATLGATILDPYTGEVLGMIGQRIVPGQPLPDWNNAAQGQRQIGSTIKPLLYTTALSTGLDQTHREEDKPVTFPCAIGCKDGVYKPQNFEGATTFRNMTIREALDRSLNLVTVRLADRIGLQTFFGKIRDLGIPPNDGTGLAAALGAVETTPVKMAAAYAPFVNGGLYRAPRYITRVTTARGEVLYDAANDLTRAKRVWTPQVAFLGLDMIRGVVNDLSERQGGLATRAKFGEWPVAGKTGTSNGPKDFWFIGTTPLYTGAVWVGKQQGGEMPTSYYSGYVNAPIWRRMMEIAHAGKTPTAFVEPPGILYAEAPDPGYLPGVKIARVDPRYNTSTTAIERDAPPPTVYREATWQPARDSRTTVISVDRTTGRLATEFTPPDRIERRRVYLEELPAYAPDPNPQPLRDEKPDPEALKVVRAKQTTPSPKAAEPDDTTAP
- a CDS encoding penicillin-binding protein, with translation MRPMRRAPLLTLLLALGISDAGARVRLGEVLPPHPWTSGEREVVVVYSHDCGDLGELWGAVLAAGLPVRAVNAEDVPAPAPKGVNVWRGPEATAFARALRVGAYPTVLLVREGRVLNAWEGNFGGDLGLGGR
- a CDS encoding cytochrome c biogenesis CcdA family protein; its protein translation is MFASPGAPSVTVAFLAGLISFLSPCVLPLVPSYLGVLGGARAPLGRALGFILGFGLVFIALGATASSLGALLAPHKILLGRVAAALIIFFGLVMLGVIRLPVLMRDTRALGNAGGYGPVALGAAFAFGWSPCLGPALGSILGLAASSASLGTGVGLLAAYTLGLAVPFLLAALLWDRLNLRRLNRYAGVFEKVGGAVLVLVGVLMLTGQFTRLATFFYEVMPAWLRV
- a CDS encoding ABC transporter ATP-binding protein, whose amino-acid sequence is MAEGVEGRVVGEDQPPQPIHALQLRDLWLRLGREVILRGVTLDVPAGESVTLLGENGAGKTTLLRVLASGLRPTRGEGRVLGFDLGDGRAVRECIHLMPVDGGLYPDLTCTENLDFALRMHGQRGNVAGGLRRVGLERAAGRRVRFLSAGMRKRLALARAHLLARPVTLVDEPFANLDEGGRELTLELLGDLASRGVTLVIAAHEPHLARRVAPRAVRLVGGKVEEDRGT
- a CDS encoding heme exporter protein CcmB, producing MERRAWKTEGEAQPTTPHAPPSTVRPALTLAAKDLRVAGRTRDTLLATAFFAGLVLLVLGLALGGDGTARTVEQTAGVAAGAVWTALALAAAVGAQRAFAQEQEAGALEQLLLYPGAHGALYVGKLLGVLGPLFLVAAFTLPAGLILFGAAGAGRAVPWGALALVTALGVIGFAAGTTFYGSITVNLRAREALLPALAFPILVPVVIASVKATSLLLTGGWTPEVTTWLVFLAAFDLGTVILATLLFGFAVEG
- a CDS encoding leucine-rich repeat domain-containing protein, with protein sequence MPTDEASVAADGLNHQHTTGPRGHELLALLERDPSARPDHLNLNGCHLQTLPESLRRCTGARVLSVYDNELTAVPEWVWKMTGLTTLNLSANRLAELAPGLGRLTGLQMLDLGHNGLSTLPDVLGGLQEVRFLYLSNNRLTTLPDSLRHLGSLRYLNVTDNALTALPDWLGELATLVEFRAYTNALTSLPASLGALGELRELHVMNNRLTSLPPELGNCARLGKLMAQGNALTTMPEEIGKLGALTELDLRFNHLTELPASLAELEHLRLLDLRANGLTALPEGLAFLPNLEKLDLRWNRLTSLPPAFRRLEERGCLIYT
- the ccsA gene encoding cytochrome c biogenesis protein CcsA, translating into MKQDRVTTGLGAATLLALGAAVALGLSAPLDVNQGSLVRLMFVHVPTAWLSYLAYGGTGLFGLLYLLTRQRRFDRLALSSAEIGVLFTAATIVGGMLWAKPTWGVYWVWDARLTTTALSLVVYGGYLLIRTLIDDPDRRARVAAVVGLVGTLYVPINYMAVEWWRGVHQTQTLKLLGKIRFDAAPVYGWVLLAATVAFSLLYFYLLRVRATLAAREEEREERELMGDLSPLEVARG